The following coding sequences lie in one Candidatus Palauibacter soopunensis genomic window:
- a CDS encoding prolyl oligopeptidase family serine peptidase: MLPVSGSSRPSVRRRRFAAAAAFLLAPAALAAQEVKPALDHEDTYRWNSIGGRTISADGTWLAYVLTPWDGDPTLVIARSDGSAERRFRGRSPSFTRDSRHLAFRVPPVKAVVDSLRLEGKRGDDLPGDSLAVMNLAEAFADGAGDDVGVRRAGPIDSFRVPEDGGAFVAYLLSENPEEEEEEEEAEEAAEAAEEEEGEGEEEEEEERSAEYEKRHEKEDGTPFVLLNLDTGEEHSFADVVSYTVADAGNGLAYVASTEDEGGDGLHLVDPASGQSVEVLAGEGHYEQVAFDESGERLAFLSNVDEWEMDQPSFALYRSDGGAAEKVADHETAGVSAGWWISENGSVSFSEDGDRLFFGTAPRPEPEPDEEILDADRVTLDIWNWRDPYLQPMQLVQANRERNRSYLAVAHEGRDGVVQLGTASIPDVSRPESGMSDYVLATSDMPHRQKISWDGRYEDAYAVDVLTGERRMIVEAVRGFGGASLSPDGTYAYWWDETDRDWKAAPMDGSGPTRSLTASLPVAFYNELDDHPQGPPPYGGATWVEGDAAMLVYDRNDVWRVDPSGDEPAVRLTQGREADLRYRVQRVAEGGGGNFFGFGFGGGGGAGEGIEEGDVLFSVFDMGTKASGFARGRTDEAGRVEELVMDDVRYASPTKAEDAERYVWTRQTFVEFPDLWVGDADFGNARKVSDANPQQAEYRWGSAELVHWMSNDRTPLDGILIKPDGFDPSQQYPLMVYFYERMSDGLHSYQPPVPNRASVRFSFYASRGYVVFVPDIPYEIGYPGESALDAVVPGVQALIAQGFIDPDRVGVQGHSWGGYQIAYMITKTNVFAAAEAGAPVSNMTSAYGGIRWQSGMSRMFQYERTQSRIGGTLWDERDRYVHNSPVFFADKIRTPLLMLHNDEDGAVPWYQGIEMFVAMRRLELPVFMLNYNGEGHGLGRQANQEDWAIRMQQFFDHYLIDAPAPRWMEEGVPAVVKGRDLGLELIGKPVSEQGGVSSERGGR, translated from the coding sequence ATGCTTCCCGTCTCTGGTTCTTCCCGTCCTTCCGTCCGCCGCCGCCGGTTCGCCGCCGCGGCCGCCTTTCTCCTCGCGCCCGCCGCGCTGGCCGCCCAGGAAGTCAAGCCAGCGCTGGATCACGAGGACACGTACCGCTGGAACTCCATCGGCGGCCGCACGATCTCGGCGGACGGCACCTGGCTCGCCTACGTCCTCACGCCCTGGGACGGCGACCCCACGCTCGTCATCGCGCGCAGCGACGGCTCGGCGGAACGCCGCTTCCGGGGTCGCTCGCCCTCCTTCACGCGGGACTCACGGCACCTCGCCTTCCGCGTGCCGCCGGTGAAGGCCGTGGTCGACTCGCTCCGCCTCGAAGGGAAGCGCGGGGACGACCTCCCCGGCGACTCGCTCGCCGTAATGAACCTCGCCGAAGCGTTCGCGGACGGCGCCGGAGATGACGTCGGAGTCCGGCGGGCCGGTCCCATCGACTCCTTCCGGGTCCCGGAGGACGGGGGCGCCTTCGTCGCCTACCTCCTGTCCGAGAATCCCGAGGAAGAAGAGGAGGAAGAAGAGGCCGAGGAGGCCGCGGAAGCCGCCGAGGAGGAAGAGGGGGAGGGCGAAGAGGAAGAGGAAGAGGAGCGCTCCGCGGAGTACGAGAAGCGGCACGAGAAGGAAGATGGGACGCCGTTCGTGCTCCTGAATCTCGACACGGGCGAAGAGCACAGCTTCGCCGACGTCGTCTCCTACACCGTCGCGGACGCGGGGAACGGGCTCGCGTACGTGGCCTCGACCGAGGACGAGGGCGGGGACGGGCTCCATCTCGTGGATCCCGCGAGCGGCCAGAGCGTGGAGGTGCTCGCCGGGGAGGGCCACTACGAGCAGGTCGCCTTCGACGAATCGGGTGAACGCCTCGCCTTCCTGAGCAACGTGGACGAGTGGGAGATGGACCAGCCGTCCTTCGCACTCTACCGGTCCGACGGCGGGGCGGCGGAGAAGGTGGCGGACCACGAGACGGCCGGCGTGTCCGCCGGCTGGTGGATCAGCGAGAACGGGTCCGTCTCCTTCAGCGAGGACGGGGATCGCCTCTTCTTCGGCACCGCGCCGCGTCCCGAGCCGGAGCCCGACGAGGAGATCCTCGACGCGGACCGCGTGACGCTCGACATCTGGAACTGGCGCGACCCGTACCTGCAGCCGATGCAGCTCGTGCAGGCGAACCGCGAACGCAACCGTTCGTATCTGGCGGTGGCGCACGAGGGCCGGGACGGCGTCGTGCAGTTGGGCACCGCGAGCATCCCGGACGTGTCCCGCCCCGAGAGCGGCATGAGCGACTACGTGCTCGCGACCAGCGACATGCCGCACCGCCAGAAGATCTCGTGGGACGGACGCTACGAGGACGCGTACGCGGTCGACGTTCTGACCGGCGAGCGCCGCATGATCGTGGAGGCGGTGCGCGGCTTCGGCGGCGCCAGCCTCTCGCCGGATGGGACGTACGCGTACTGGTGGGACGAGACGGATCGGGACTGGAAGGCCGCGCCGATGGACGGTTCCGGGCCGACGCGCAGCCTGACCGCGAGTCTTCCGGTCGCCTTCTACAACGAACTCGACGACCACCCGCAGGGACCGCCCCCCTATGGTGGCGCGACGTGGGTCGAAGGGGACGCCGCCATGCTCGTGTACGACCGGAACGACGTGTGGCGCGTCGATCCGAGCGGCGATGAGCCCGCCGTGCGCCTCACGCAGGGGAGGGAGGCCGACCTCCGCTACCGGGTGCAGCGCGTGGCCGAGGGTGGAGGCGGCAACTTCTTCGGGTTCGGATTCGGCGGAGGAGGCGGCGCGGGCGAGGGCATCGAGGAGGGCGACGTCCTCTTCTCCGTGTTCGACATGGGTACGAAGGCGTCCGGGTTCGCGCGCGGCCGGACGGACGAGGCGGGCCGGGTCGAGGAACTGGTCATGGACGATGTGCGCTACGCGTCGCCGACGAAGGCCGAGGACGCGGAGCGCTACGTGTGGACGCGCCAGACGTTCGTCGAGTTCCCCGACCTGTGGGTCGGCGACGCCGACTTCGGGAACGCGCGCAAGGTGAGCGACGCGAACCCGCAGCAGGCGGAGTACCGCTGGGGGAGCGCCGAACTCGTCCACTGGATGTCGAACGACCGCACGCCGCTCGACGGCATCCTGATCAAGCCGGACGGCTTCGATCCCTCGCAGCAATATCCGCTCATGGTCTACTTCTACGAGCGCATGTCCGACGGGCTGCACAGCTACCAGCCGCCCGTGCCGAACCGGGCCTCGGTCCGCTTCTCGTTCTACGCGAGCCGGGGATACGTCGTGTTCGTCCCCGACATCCCGTACGAGATCGGCTATCCAGGCGAGAGCGCGCTCGACGCCGTTGTGCCCGGCGTGCAGGCGCTCATCGCGCAGGGGTTCATCGATCCGGACCGGGTCGGCGTGCAGGGCCACTCGTGGGGCGGATACCAGATCGCCTACATGATCACGAAGACGAACGTCTTCGCCGCCGCGGAGGCGGGTGCGCCCGTGTCGAACATGACGAGCGCGTACGGCGGCATCCGCTGGCAGAGCGGGATGAGCCGCATGTTCCAGTACGAGCGCACGCAGAGCCGCATCGGCGGCACTCTGTGGGACGAGCGCGACCGCTACGTCCACAACTCACCCGTCTTCTTCGCGGACAAGATCCGGACGCCGCTCCTCATGCTCCACAACGACGAGGACGGCGCGGTGCCGTGGTACCAGGGGATCGAGATGTTCGTCGCCATGCGCCGGCTGGAGCTGCCCGTGTTCATGCTGAACTACAACGGCGAGGGACACGGGCTCGGACGACAGGCGAACCAGGAGGACTGGGCGATCCGCATGCAGCAGTTCTTCGACCACTACCTGATCGATGCCCCGGCCCCGCGCTGGATGGAGGAAGGCGTCCCGGCCGTCGTGAAGGGCCGTGACCTCGGCCTCGAACTCATCGGCAAGCCGGTCTCCGAACAGGGCGGGGTTTCCAGCGAGCGCGGCGGCCGCTAG
- a CDS encoding amidohydrolase family protein, with translation MFRPTRRALSITTTLAFLAILVPGGGLLGQATAIVGATLIDGNGGPPLPDATVVVEGDRIAAAGPRADVDVPDGARVIDGAGKFVTPGFVDTNVHISLYGGGNKDRKESSVFYRLMGPELTLEAAQMHLKFGVTHLRDSYGALPELQQVRDAIASGKAIGPRLQVAGNIVGWGGPYSITFALIPEDDLSLYEEQFSDHIAQGAGEDLMDLYPEELRVRIREYLDKGVDFLKYGGTSHWAFPTLIGFSPEAQRVIVEETHARGLIAETHSTNPEGLRLSVEAGIDLIQHPEVLANRELSDALVQQIVDRGIVCSMLVNTITGPAWENHLANRAAAEERLAREAEGARAREWGRLRRPVEREKTSYQIRREQRALGYGTEMRRLNAKKLIDGGCITTLGTDNYAGVAPEYGRAPKPIWQEPGIGTILAIEGLVELGMTPGEAIVAATRNGAIASGALDEFGTVEVGKLADLLVLDADPLADIANIRKQSVVMAAGRIVDVDALPTDPVYFKR, from the coding sequence ATGTTCCGCCCCACCCGCCGCGCCCTCTCGATCACCACCACGCTGGCCTTTCTCGCCATCCTCGTCCCGGGGGGCGGGCTGCTGGGGCAGGCGACGGCGATCGTCGGCGCGACCCTCATCGACGGAAACGGCGGCCCTCCTCTCCCCGATGCCACCGTCGTCGTGGAAGGGGACCGCATCGCGGCCGCCGGTCCGCGCGCGGACGTCGACGTGCCGGATGGCGCGCGCGTCATCGACGGCGCCGGCAAGTTCGTCACGCCCGGCTTCGTCGACACGAACGTGCACATCTCCCTGTACGGCGGGGGAAACAAGGACCGGAAGGAGAGTTCCGTCTTCTACCGGTTGATGGGACCCGAACTCACGCTCGAGGCCGCGCAGATGCACCTCAAGTTCGGCGTCACCCACCTCCGCGACAGCTACGGCGCGCTCCCGGAACTCCAGCAGGTGCGGGACGCGATCGCCTCGGGCAAGGCCATCGGACCGCGGCTCCAGGTCGCCGGCAACATCGTCGGCTGGGGCGGGCCCTACTCGATCACCTTCGCCCTCATCCCGGAGGACGACCTCTCGCTCTACGAGGAACAGTTCTCCGACCACATCGCCCAGGGCGCGGGCGAGGATCTGATGGACCTGTATCCCGAGGAACTGCGGGTGAGGATCCGCGAGTATCTCGACAAGGGGGTGGACTTCCTCAAGTACGGGGGGACGAGTCACTGGGCGTTCCCCACGCTGATCGGGTTCTCGCCGGAGGCGCAGCGGGTGATCGTGGAGGAGACGCACGCGCGGGGCCTGATTGCGGAGACCCACTCCACGAATCCGGAGGGGCTGCGGCTCTCCGTCGAGGCGGGAATCGACCTCATCCAGCACCCCGAAGTGCTCGCGAACCGCGAGCTGTCGGACGCGCTCGTCCAGCAGATCGTGGACCGCGGCATCGTGTGCTCGATGCTCGTGAACACGATCACCGGCCCCGCCTGGGAGAACCACCTGGCGAACCGGGCGGCGGCCGAGGAACGTCTGGCCCGCGAAGCGGAGGGAGCCCGAGCGCGCGAATGGGGGCGGCTGCGGCGTCCCGTGGAGCGCGAGAAGACGAGCTACCAGATTCGCCGTGAGCAGCGGGCGCTTGGGTACGGCACGGAGATGCGCCGCCTGAACGCGAAGAAGCTGATCGACGGCGGGTGCATCACCACCCTCGGCACGGACAACTATGCGGGCGTGGCGCCGGAGTACGGACGCGCGCCCAAGCCGATCTGGCAGGAGCCCGGCATCGGGACGATCCTCGCCATCGAGGGTCTCGTCGAACTGGGGATGACGCCGGGCGAGGCGATCGTCGCCGCCACCCGCAACGGCGCCATCGCGTCGGGCGCGCTCGATGAGTTCGGCACGGTCGAAGTTGGCAAGCTCGCCGACCTCCTCGTGCTCGACGCCGACCCGCTCGCCGATATCGCGAACATCCGGAAACAGTCGGTCGTCATGGCCGCCGGCAGGATCGTCGATGTCGACGCGCTGCCGACCGACCCCGTCTACTTCAAGCGTTGA
- a CDS encoding amidohydrolase family protein, with protein sequence MSVRSILASLLVFTCCAMLPYCLPAAAQETIAIVGATVIDGNGGEPLSDATVVVEGARIVSVGPSASTAVPDGARVIDGAGKFLTPGFVDTNVHTSLYGAGFGKHRKENAVFYWERGAEIALEAAQMHLKHGVTHLRDSYGQLPQLIEVRDAIAEGREIGPRLQVAGNIVGWGGAFSVTFSLIADTDLSLWEEQFSDHLAQGAGEDLMDMYPEELRVAINDYLDKGVDFVKYGGSSHWSYPTMIGFSPEAQRVIVEETHRRGLVAETHATNPESLRLAVEAGIDLIQHPEVLAGRPYSDELLAQIRERGVICSMLVNTITGAAWEQHLEDVAAAEARLASEGRSAEWGRLRRPVEREKTSFELRRERNALGHGNAMRRQNAKSLIDAGCIVTLGTDNFPAADIQFLREPKPIWQEPGIGTLMAIEGLVELGMTPSEAIMAGTRNGAVAARGLDDFGTIEAGKFADLVLLDANPLDDIRNIRRQAMVMKEGKVIDVDALPTSPIMFVR encoded by the coding sequence ATGTCGGTTCGTTCAATACTTGCCTCGCTACTGGTATTCACCTGCTGCGCCATGTTGCCGTATTGCCTACCGGCTGCTGCGCAGGAGACGATCGCGATCGTCGGGGCTACGGTCATCGACGGGAACGGGGGCGAGCCTCTGTCGGACGCCACCGTCGTCGTGGAGGGCGCCCGCATCGTCTCGGTGGGGCCGAGCGCTTCCACCGCGGTGCCCGATGGGGCGCGGGTCATCGACGGGGCGGGGAAGTTCCTCACGCCCGGCTTCGTGGATACGAACGTGCATACGAGCCTCTACGGCGCCGGATTCGGCAAGCACCGGAAGGAGAATGCCGTCTTCTACTGGGAGCGCGGGGCGGAGATCGCCCTCGAAGCCGCGCAGATGCACCTGAAGCACGGCGTGACGCACCTGCGCGACAGCTACGGCCAACTCCCGCAACTCATCGAAGTGCGCGATGCGATCGCGGAGGGACGCGAGATCGGCCCGCGGCTGCAGGTAGCCGGCAACATCGTCGGCTGGGGCGGCGCTTTCTCCGTCACCTTCTCGCTCATCGCGGACACGGATCTGTCGCTGTGGGAGGAGCAGTTCTCGGACCACCTCGCGCAGGGCGCCGGCGAGGACCTCATGGACATGTATCCGGAGGAACTCCGCGTCGCGATCAACGACTACCTCGACAAGGGCGTGGACTTCGTGAAGTACGGGGGTAGCAGCCACTGGTCCTATCCGACCATGATCGGCTTCTCCCCGGAGGCGCAGCGGGTGATCGTGGAGGAGACCCACAGGCGCGGACTCGTCGCCGAGACGCACGCCACCAACCCCGAAAGCCTGCGCCTCGCCGTCGAAGCGGGCATCGATCTCATCCAGCACCCGGAGGTCCTGGCCGGACGGCCCTATTCCGACGAGTTGCTGGCGCAGATCCGTGAGCGCGGCGTGATCTGCTCGATGCTCGTGAACACGATCACGGGCGCGGCGTGGGAGCAGCACCTTGAGGACGTGGCCGCGGCCGAGGCGCGCTTGGCTAGCGAGGGGAGGTCCGCGGAATGGGGACGCCTGCGAAGGCCCGTCGAACGGGAGAAGACGTCGTTCGAACTGCGCCGCGAGCGCAACGCCCTGGGCCATGGCAACGCCATGCGCCGCCAGAACGCGAAGAGCCTCATCGACGCGGGCTGCATCGTCACGCTCGGCACCGACAACTTCCCCGCCGCCGACATCCAGTTCCTGCGCGAGCCGAAGCCGATCTGGCAGGAACCGGGCATCGGCACGCTGATGGCGATCGAAGGCCTCGTCGAACTCGGCATGACCCCGTCGGAAGCCATCATGGCCGGCACCCGCAACGGAGCCGTCGCCGCCCGTGGCCTCGACGACTTCGGCACGATCGAGGCTGGCAAGTTCGCGGACCTCGTCCTCCTCGACGCGAACCCCCTGGACGACATCCGCAACATCCGCCGGCAGGCGATGGTGATGAAGGAAGGAAAGGTCATCGACGTCGATGCCCTCCCGACAAGTCCGATCATGTTCGTCCGCTGA
- a CDS encoding branched-chain amino acid aminotransferase → MATITTRFPLRHVERSRLESVDFDNLPFGSIWSDHMFVADNIDGEWTDAEIRPYGPMPIYPSSKGLQYAVSMFEGFKAHMTPEGDLAVFRPDMNQKRFNRTATRFVMPELPKDLFFDAMRELLDVDRGWLPTAEQGALYIRPSYFSTDPTLSVVSGRSFRYVLMTAPVGLYFTGSETVSLVTTRKFVRAFPGGTGGHKPAANYGPTMLASQQAQEQGYDNVIWLDGHEGRYVEECGVMNMWFVIDGTAITPPLEGTILPGVTRDSLIRLCEDFGIPCEVRRIAVDELLEAHAAGTLDEAFGSGTAATVQPIDRLGLDGTDVLLPQRPDSLAARLKAELHGIQTGRIEDRHGWLWRP, encoded by the coding sequence ATGGCGACGATCACCACGAGGTTTCCCCTCAGACACGTCGAGCGTTCACGGCTCGAATCCGTCGACTTCGACAACCTTCCGTTTGGCTCGATCTGGTCGGACCACATGTTCGTGGCCGACAACATCGATGGCGAATGGACCGACGCGGAGATCCGGCCCTACGGCCCGATGCCGATCTACCCGAGTTCGAAGGGGCTGCAGTACGCCGTCTCGATGTTCGAGGGGTTCAAGGCGCACATGACCCCCGAGGGGGACCTGGCGGTCTTCCGGCCGGACATGAACCAGAAGCGGTTCAACCGCACGGCGACCCGGTTCGTGATGCCGGAACTCCCGAAGGATCTGTTCTTCGACGCGATGCGGGAACTGCTCGACGTGGACCGCGGCTGGCTGCCTACCGCCGAACAGGGCGCGCTCTACATCCGCCCCAGCTACTTCAGCACGGATCCGACGCTCAGCGTCGTGTCGGGCCGCTCGTTCCGGTACGTCCTGATGACCGCGCCCGTCGGGCTCTATTTCACCGGATCGGAAACGGTCAGCCTCGTGACGACGCGCAAGTTCGTGCGGGCCTTCCCCGGCGGTACCGGCGGCCACAAGCCCGCGGCCAACTACGGGCCGACGATGCTGGCCTCCCAGCAGGCGCAGGAGCAGGGGTACGACAACGTGATCTGGCTCGACGGCCACGAGGGCCGGTACGTCGAGGAGTGCGGGGTCATGAACATGTGGTTCGTCATCGACGGGACCGCGATCACGCCTCCGCTGGAGGGGACGATCCTCCCGGGCGTCACGCGCGACTCCCTGATCCGGCTGTGCGAGGACTTCGGGATCCCGTGCGAGGTGCGCCGGATCGCGGTGGACGAACTCCTGGAGGCGCACGCCGCCGGCACCCTGGACGAAGCGTTCGGCTCGGGAACGGCCGCCACGGTCCAGCCCATCGACCGCCTCGGCCTCGACGGGACGGATGTCCTGCTTCCGCAGCGTCCCGACTCCCTTGCCGCACGGCTCAAGGCGGAGCTTCACGGGATACAGACGGGGCGGATAGAAGACCGCCACGGGTGGCTCTGGCGGCCGTAG
- a CDS encoding SDR family NAD(P)-dependent oxidoreductase, with translation MDLKLKGKVAVVTGGSRGIGLYIARALGAEGARLALCARNREPLEEAAESLRADGVADVVTVACDIAEEGGAAQLVEAAVDRYGALDVLVNNVGGNRRGKFEETSDEDWLDILQLNVLSGFRASRLAIPHMRAAGGGSIVFVSSVFGREKGGPGLSIYNTTKTALISAAGIMALELAKDGIRVNCVAPGSIQFPGGSWDKRVKSDPEGMRKFVEANLPLGRFGRADEVADVVTFLASERASLVTGACIAVDGSQGRSLV, from the coding sequence ATGGATCTCAAGCTGAAGGGGAAAGTTGCGGTCGTCACCGGCGGGAGCCGGGGGATCGGCCTCTACATCGCGCGGGCGCTGGGGGCGGAAGGCGCGCGGCTGGCGCTGTGTGCGCGCAACCGGGAGCCGCTCGAAGAAGCGGCCGAATCGCTGCGGGCGGACGGCGTCGCGGATGTCGTCACGGTGGCCTGCGACATCGCCGAGGAAGGCGGTGCGGCGCAGCTCGTCGAGGCGGCGGTCGACCGCTACGGGGCGCTGGACGTGCTCGTGAACAACGTCGGGGGCAACCGGCGCGGGAAGTTCGAGGAGACGAGTGACGAGGACTGGCTGGACATCCTCCAACTCAACGTCCTGTCGGGCTTCCGGGCCAGCCGGCTGGCGATCCCGCACATGCGGGCGGCGGGCGGGGGGTCGATCGTCTTCGTGTCGTCGGTCTTCGGACGCGAGAAGGGCGGTCCCGGACTCTCGATCTACAACACCACGAAGACGGCGCTGATTTCGGCCGCCGGGATCATGGCGCTGGAACTCGCCAAGGACGGCATCCGCGTGAACTGCGTCGCGCCCGGCTCTATCCAGTTCCCCGGCGGGAGCTGGGACAAGCGCGTGAAGTCGGACCCGGAGGGGATGCGGAAGTTCGTGGAGGCGAACCTGCCGCTGGGGCGGTTCGGGCGGGCCGACGAGGTGGCGGATGTCGTGACGTTCCTGGCCTCCGAGCGCGCCAGCCTGGTCACCGGAGCCTGCATCGCCGTGGATGGCTCACAGGGCCGCTCGCTCGTCTGA
- a CDS encoding TA system VapC family ribonuclease toxin, producing the protein MIAVDTNILVYAHRRDSSFHESARDMLGMLTEGDRAWGIPWPCCYEFLSIVTNRRIWRDTVTEPDEAWTQLRAWTESPSNRLLGETDGFLDLLERLVTRRRVRGPLVHDARVAAICLAHGVEALLTRDRDFALFPELVTRDPWRDRPG; encoded by the coding sequence GTGATCGCGGTAGACACCAACATCCTCGTTTATGCGCACCGCCGGGATTCGTCCTTCCACGAGTCGGCGCGCGACATGCTGGGGATGCTGACGGAGGGCGACCGCGCGTGGGGCATACCCTGGCCCTGCTGCTACGAGTTCCTGAGCATCGTGACGAACCGGCGCATCTGGCGCGACACGGTGACGGAGCCCGACGAGGCCTGGACCCAGCTTCGCGCCTGGACCGAGTCGCCCTCCAACCGCTTGCTCGGAGAGACGGACGGTTTCCTCGACCTGTTGGAGCGCTTGGTCACGCGCCGGCGTGTCCGCGGTCCGCTCGTGCACGATGCTCGCGTGGCGGCGATATGCCTGGCCCACGGCGTGGAAGCTCTGCTCACGCGAGATCGCGATTTTGCGCTCTTCCCGGAACTGGTGACGCGGGACCCCTGGCGAGACCGCCCCGGTTGA
- a CDS encoding zinc-dependent metalloprotease produces the protein MYSLTRFRMRLIALLLVLIPAAAVAQDSGGELPSIADKTASMRAIDGFIPMYWEASSGKLWLEISRWDTDILHMTGLASGLGSNDIGLDRGALSGSRLVRFHRVGPKVLMIQPNLDFRASSTNPREVQAVTDAFAPSTLWGFTAAAETDGRVLVDATDFVVRDMINWAQRLRPGTYRFDASRSAVHLPMTMGFPENTEIEASLTFVRQPGGGGGGFGGFGGGSGAFEGVGNVASTGEAATIRLHHSFVQLPELGEYTPRAFDPRAGYGAMSFADYSAPLGEDMRQRFIRRHRLEKRDPSAAMSEAVEPIVYYLDPGAPEPIRTALLDGARWWNQAFEAAGFRDGFRVEMLPDGVSSHDVRYNVINWVHRSTRGWSTGGSVTDPRTGEILKGVVTLGSLRWRQDYLIAEGLLSPYANGDEVPPDLAEWALARIRQLSAHEVGHTLGLGHNYYDSSRGRISVLDYPHPLVTLGDDGRLDYSEVYDVDIGEWDKVAIVYGYSDFPEGTDEAAELQRILDEAWDEDLIYFTNQDINIHARADQWSNGVDAAAELERMMDVRRHALDRFGEGAIRSGRPIVTVEEALVPLYMHHRYQVDAAASLLGGLEYVYAFRGDGRTPVKRVAGEAQRAALGALARTMRPAELEIPAGVLELLPPRPPGFGRTRETFPRYTGPAFDAVTPAVVAADHTLSRVLEPSRAARLVQQHALDPTLPGLKEVLTALVDAVRPEPNETLYRTELRLAAYRVLVDRIMVLADGASMPHVRALATRKLVDLRAEMAANPPPERDAAFVQLVDRDIERFLEKPSAPYAMPGTPNAPPGAPIGEPAMDWLARDAWTTAGPAGWATGWLGTSPACSVDRKNF, from the coding sequence GTGTACTCGCTGACCCGTTTTCGAATGCGTCTTATCGCGCTTCTTCTCGTCCTGATCCCCGCGGCGGCGGTCGCGCAGGACTCCGGAGGCGAACTCCCCTCGATCGCGGACAAAACCGCCTCGATGCGGGCCATCGACGGCTTCATCCCCATGTACTGGGAAGCGTCGAGCGGCAAGCTGTGGCTCGAGATCTCGCGCTGGGACACGGACATCCTCCACATGACGGGGCTCGCCTCGGGGCTGGGGTCGAACGACATCGGGCTCGACCGCGGGGCGCTCTCGGGCTCCCGCCTCGTGCGCTTCCACCGCGTGGGGCCGAAGGTGCTGATGATCCAGCCGAACCTCGACTTCCGGGCGAGCAGCACGAACCCGCGCGAGGTGCAGGCGGTCACGGACGCGTTCGCCCCCTCCACGCTGTGGGGCTTCACGGCGGCGGCGGAGACGGACGGGCGCGTGCTCGTCGACGCGACGGACTTCGTGGTCCGGGACATGATCAACTGGGCGCAGCGGCTGCGGCCGGGGACATACCGGTTCGACGCGAGCCGGAGCGCCGTGCACCTGCCGATGACGATGGGGTTCCCGGAGAACACGGAGATCGAAGCGTCGCTCACCTTCGTCCGCCAGCCGGGAGGTGGGGGCGGCGGGTTCGGCGGATTCGGAGGTGGGAGCGGCGCGTTCGAAGGGGTCGGGAACGTGGCCTCGACCGGCGAGGCGGCGACAATCCGTCTCCATCACTCCTTCGTGCAACTGCCGGAGCTGGGGGAGTACACGCCGCGGGCGTTCGATCCGAGGGCCGGCTACGGGGCCATGAGCTTCGCGGACTACTCGGCGCCGCTGGGAGAGGACATGCGGCAGCGGTTCATCCGCCGGCACCGGCTTGAGAAGCGGGACCCGTCGGCGGCCATGAGCGAGGCGGTCGAGCCGATCGTCTACTACCTGGATCCGGGGGCGCCGGAGCCGATCCGGACCGCGCTGCTCGACGGCGCCCGCTGGTGGAACCAGGCGTTCGAGGCGGCGGGCTTCCGGGACGGGTTCCGGGTGGAGATGCTGCCGGACGGCGTGAGTTCGCACGACGTGCGCTACAACGTGATCAACTGGGTGCACCGCTCGACGCGCGGCTGGAGCACGGGCGGCTCCGTCACGGACCCGCGCACGGGCGAGATCCTGAAGGGGGTGGTGACGCTCGGCTCGCTCCGGTGGCGGCAGGACTACCTGATCGCCGAGGGTCTCCTCTCGCCCTACGCCAACGGCGACGAAGTGCCGCCGGATCTGGCGGAGTGGGCGCTGGCCCGGATCCGGCAGCTGTCGGCGCACGAGGTCGGACACACGCTCGGCCTCGGCCACAACTACTACGACAGCAGCCGCGGCCGGATCTCGGTTCTGGACTACCCGCACCCACTCGTGACGCTGGGCGACGACGGACGGCTCGACTATTCCGAGGTCTACGACGTGGACATCGGAGAGTGGGACAAGGTCGCCATCGTGTACGGGTATTCGGACTTCCCGGAGGGGACGGACGAAGCCGCGGAACTGCAGCGGATCCTCGACGAAGCCTGGGACGAGGACCTCATCTACTTCACGAACCAGGACATCAACATCCACGCGCGCGCCGACCAGTGGTCGAACGGGGTCGACGCGGCCGCGGAACTCGAGCGGATGATGGACGTGCGGCGGCACGCGCTGGACCGCTTCGGTGAGGGCGCGATCCGCTCGGGACGACCGATCGTGACGGTCGAGGAGGCGCTTGTCCCGCTGTACATGCACCACCGCTACCAGGTGGACGCCGCCGCCTCGCTGCTCGGGGGGCTGGAGTACGTCTACGCATTCCGAGGGGACGGGCGGACGCCCGTGAAGCGCGTCGCCGGCGAGGCACAGCGGGCAGCGCTCGGCGCGCTGGCCCGGACGATGCGGCCGGCGGAGCTGGAGATCCCCGCGGGCGTGCTGGAACTGCTGCCGCCCCGGCCGCCGGGGTTCGGCCGCACGCGCGAGACCTTCCCGCGCTACACCGGGCCGGCCTTCGATGCGGTCACCCCGGCGGTGGTGGCGGCGGACCACACGTTGTCACGCGTCCTCGAACCGTCGCGGGCCGCGCGGCTCGTGCAGCAACACGCGCTCGACCCGACGCTCCCGGGGCTTAAGGAAGTGCTGACGGCGCTCGTCGACGCCGTGCGCCCGGAGCCGAACGAGACGCTTTATCGCACCGAACTGCGGCTCGCGGCCTACCGCGTGCTCGTGGACCGGATCATGGTGCTCGCCGATGGGGCCTCCATGCCGCATGTGCGGGCCCTTGCGACCCGGAAGCTGGTGGACCTGAGGGCCGAGATGGCGGCGAATCCCCCACCGGAAAGGGACGCGGCCTTCGTGCAACTAGTCGACCGCGACATCGAGCGCTTCCTCGAGAAGCCGTCGGCGCCCTACGCGATGCCGGGGACGCCGAACGCCCCGCCGGGCGCGCCGATCGGGGAGCCCGCGATGGACTGGCTGGCGCGCGACGCCTGGACCACCGCCGGCCCCGCCGGCTGGGCGACAGGGTGGCTCGGGACTTCACCGGCCTGTTCGGTCGATCGCAAGAACTTCTGA